A stretch of Amycolatopsis balhimycina FH 1894 DNA encodes these proteins:
- a CDS encoding M1 family metallopeptidase, with amino-acid sequence MRAQKPVVVVAAVVASLCLGAGVAAAGEGWGPARPGSDGAGDSYYPQDGNGGYDVADYNLKVGYDPASHQLTGVQDISARATQSLSSFDLDLHGLTVDSVKVDGRDAKFSRTGDHELVVTPSRALWRGQNFAVKVAYHGVPAPISDPSLGDNGWQFTPGGATFVAGEPKSATTWYPVNDTPLDKATFHLAITVPDEWGVIANGRERGSVKAAGGTTHVWAEETPIVPYMTTVAIDKWTFDRQKRADGTPIVSAFAPGVPDSAKQAEARLPEILDFLESKFGKYPIDAAGGIFLNAQIGFSLETMSRPIYSGGWAGVVPVIVHENAHQWYGDSVAVAHWRDVCLNECFASYAEWLWDEAKEGVDLNKQYATKVQKASTAFWNGKLYDMGAGHEFTYVYSKGPLMLHALRNYIGQPAFDFVLKTWPSLHRGGNASMQEFQCYTELVAHRSLKGFFDAWVYGTGKPADQYLFPGTLKPAA; translated from the coding sequence ATGAGGGCACAGAAGCCTGTTGTGGTGGTGGCCGCCGTGGTCGCCAGCCTCTGCCTCGGCGCGGGTGTCGCCGCGGCCGGTGAAGGCTGGGGCCCGGCGCGGCCCGGCAGCGACGGGGCGGGCGACAGCTACTACCCGCAGGACGGCAACGGCGGCTACGACGTCGCCGACTACAACCTCAAGGTCGGCTACGACCCCGCGTCGCACCAGCTCACCGGGGTCCAGGACATCTCGGCGCGGGCAACCCAGTCGCTCAGCTCGTTCGACCTGGACCTGCACGGCCTGACCGTCGACTCGGTGAAGGTCGACGGCCGGGACGCGAAGTTCAGCCGGACCGGGGACCACGAACTGGTCGTCACGCCGTCTCGAGCGCTGTGGCGAGGCCAGAACTTCGCGGTCAAGGTTGCCTACCACGGCGTGCCCGCACCGATCAGCGACCCGTCGCTCGGCGACAACGGCTGGCAGTTCACCCCGGGCGGCGCGACCTTCGTCGCCGGCGAGCCGAAGTCGGCGACCACCTGGTACCCGGTCAACGACACCCCGCTGGACAAGGCCACGTTCCACCTGGCGATCACCGTGCCCGACGAGTGGGGCGTAATCGCCAACGGCCGCGAACGCGGCTCCGTCAAGGCAGCGGGCGGCACCACGCATGTGTGGGCCGAAGAGACGCCGATCGTGCCCTACATGACGACGGTCGCGATCGACAAGTGGACCTTCGACCGCCAGAAGCGCGCGGACGGCACGCCGATCGTCAGCGCGTTCGCCCCCGGCGTGCCCGACTCGGCGAAGCAAGCCGAAGCACGGCTGCCGGAGATCCTCGACTTCCTCGAGTCCAAGTTCGGCAAGTACCCGATCGACGCGGCGGGCGGCATCTTCCTCAACGCGCAGATCGGGTTCTCGCTGGAGACGATGAGCCGCCCGATCTACTCCGGCGGCTGGGCCGGGGTCGTCCCGGTGATCGTCCACGAGAACGCCCACCAGTGGTACGGCGACTCGGTGGCGGTCGCGCACTGGCGCGACGTCTGCCTCAACGAGTGCTTCGCCTCCTACGCCGAGTGGCTGTGGGACGAGGCAAAGGAGGGCGTCGACCTGAACAAGCAGTACGCGACCAAAGTCCAGAAGGCGTCGACGGCGTTCTGGAACGGCAAGCTGTATGACATGGGCGCCGGCCACGAGTTCACGTACGTGTACTCGAAGGGCCCGCTGATGCTGCACGCGCTGCGCAACTACATCGGGCAGCCGGCGTTCGACTTCGTGCTGAAGACGTGGCCGTCGCTGCACCGCGGTGGGAACGCG
- a CDS encoding ABC transporter permease — protein sequence MTTLALDRPAPPRHISPGKGVQHALSLAWRGILKIRKNPEQLADVTLMPIVFLVIFVYLFGGALSGSTDAYLQMVVPGIIVMNILQACLTVGVQLNTDVTKGVFDRFRSMPIARSAPLIGAVLADVVRYVVCLTVLMIVATIMGYRIATSPGEFAVAILLALAFGLSFCWGSVFVGMLMKTPGSAQALMFVFIMPLTFGSNVFVQTNTMPGWLRAWADISPVSLMANALRGLMNGGAVAGPLAGALAWMAGAIVVFFPLATWAYRRRV from the coding sequence ATGACGACGCTGGCCCTCGACCGCCCCGCCCCGCCCCGGCACATCAGCCCCGGCAAAGGGGTCCAGCACGCGCTTTCGCTGGCGTGGCGCGGCATCCTGAAGATCCGCAAGAACCCCGAGCAGCTCGCCGACGTCACCCTGATGCCGATCGTCTTCCTGGTGATCTTCGTCTACCTGTTCGGCGGCGCGCTGTCCGGCTCGACCGACGCCTACCTGCAGATGGTCGTGCCCGGCATCATCGTGATGAACATCCTGCAGGCCTGCCTGACCGTCGGCGTGCAGCTCAACACCGACGTCACCAAGGGTGTGTTCGACCGGTTCCGCAGCATGCCGATCGCGCGCTCGGCACCCCTGATCGGCGCGGTCCTCGCCGACGTCGTGCGCTATGTCGTGTGCCTGACCGTCCTGATGATCGTGGCGACGATCATGGGCTACCGGATCGCGACCAGCCCCGGCGAGTTCGCCGTGGCGATCCTGCTCGCGCTGGCGTTCGGGCTGAGCTTCTGCTGGGGCTCGGTGTTCGTCGGCATGCTGATGAAGACGCCGGGCTCGGCGCAGGCGCTGATGTTCGTCTTCATCATGCCGCTCACGTTCGGCAGCAACGTGTTCGTGCAGACGAACACCATGCCGGGCTGGCTGCGGGCGTGGGCCGACATCAGCCCGGTCAGCCTGATGGCGAACGCGCTGCGCGGCCTGATGAACGGCGGCGCCGTCGCCGGGCCGCTGGCCGGGGCGCTGGCCTGGATGGCTGGGGCGATCGTCGTGTTCTTCCCGTTGGCGACGTGGGCTTACCGCCGGCGGGTCTGA
- a CDS encoding daunorubicin resistance protein DrrA family ABC transporter ATP-binding protein, which translates to MSHAIQAEGLVKRFGETKALDGVDLEVPFGQVVGVLGPNGAGKTTAVRILATLMKPDAGRATVGGYDVVADPVRVRSLIGLTGQYASVDEDLNGIENLVLIGRLYGYSRAAAKARATDLIERFELTAAAKRPIRTYSGGMRRRLDLGASLVGRPEVLYLDEPTTGLDPHARNEVWAVVRGLVAEGATVLLTTQYLEEADQLADKITVFDHGRVVADGRADELKRLVGGQTLQVRPTQLSDMDAVNRILGDLSGVRPTRDDASGLLTAPVDDPVLLSTLVRKLDEAGITADELALRLPSLDEVFLALTGHKAEEPTEDVRDLEGSLA; encoded by the coding sequence ATGTCGCACGCGATCCAGGCCGAGGGCCTGGTCAAGCGGTTCGGGGAGACCAAGGCGCTGGACGGGGTGGACCTCGAGGTCCCGTTCGGCCAGGTGGTGGGGGTGCTCGGGCCGAACGGCGCGGGCAAGACGACCGCCGTCCGGATCTTGGCGACCCTGATGAAACCGGACGCCGGCAGAGCCACGGTCGGGGGCTACGACGTGGTCGCGGACCCGGTGCGGGTCCGCAGCCTGATCGGGCTGACCGGGCAGTACGCGTCGGTCGACGAGGACCTGAACGGCATCGAGAACCTCGTCCTGATCGGCAGGCTGTACGGCTACTCCCGCGCGGCCGCCAAGGCGCGGGCCACCGACCTGATCGAGCGGTTCGAGCTGACCGCCGCGGCCAAGCGGCCGATCCGGACGTACTCGGGCGGCATGCGGCGGCGGCTCGACCTGGGCGCGAGCCTCGTCGGCCGGCCCGAGGTGCTCTACCTCGACGAGCCGACCACCGGGCTCGACCCGCACGCCCGCAACGAGGTCTGGGCCGTCGTCCGCGGCCTCGTCGCCGAGGGCGCGACGGTGCTGCTGACCACGCAGTACCTGGAGGAGGCCGACCAGCTCGCCGACAAGATCACCGTGTTCGACCACGGCCGGGTCGTCGCCGACGGCCGCGCCGACGAGCTGAAGCGCCTGGTCGGCGGGCAGACACTGCAGGTGCGGCCGACCCAGCTGTCCGACATGGACGCCGTCAACCGGATCCTCGGCGACCTGTCCGGCGTCCGGCCGACCCGCGACGACGCGAGCGGGCTGCTCACCGCGCCGGTCGACGACCCCGTCCTGCTGTCCACTTTGGTCCGCAAGCTGGACGAAGCCGGGATCACCGCGGACGAGCTGGCGCTGCGGCTGCCCAGCCTCGACGAGGTGTTCCTCGCCCTCACCGGCCACAAGGCCGAAGAGCCGACCGAAGACGTCCGTGACCTCGAAGGGAGCCTGGCATGA
- a CDS encoding BTAD domain-containing putative transcriptional regulator, with protein MRVALLGPLRAAEDDGTPIDIGGARLRMLLARLALDAGRAVPADALVDGLWGGEPPSDAANALQSLVSRLRKALPVAVESGPGGYRLALGSDDVDAERFERLAADGRRELAAGRDVRAAELLTEALALWQGDALADVLDAPFAAAPARRLAGLRAEAAEDRFDALVRLGEHAGVLADLSAAADADPLRERLAGLRMRALCAAGRQPEALVVYAGLRRTLTDQLGVDPSAELQEIHVAALRGELAPPSPVADRLPTRLTTFVGRDDELKLLAELLGGARLVTLTGPGGAGKTRLATEAASRHPAHQRGRVWFAALAGVRDPDDVGGALLGALEVRDIRTETEVHRRQADPVAQAVEVLGGAEALLVLDNCEHVVDAAARLADELLHRAPRLRILATSREPLAITGEALCPLGPLPVPAERAAPAEAAELDSTRLFLDRAAAVRPDFVLDESTVDQVGEICRRLDGMPLALELAAARLRSMSVAQIAGRLGDRFRLLTSGSRTALPRQRTLRAVVEWSWDLLTEPELVLARRLAVFAGGAELESIEAVCADNTGAGNPGADELLPAADVPYVLGSLVEKSIVDTVAGVDGEPRYRMLETLRAYATERLAESGEYDRMRRAVASYYAELAQRLEPTLRTGEQLRAIDQYEAESANMVAALRGAIEMSDVDNAVGLLDGMFWYLTVLGQGSRVGGLIREALAFGERLPPEVAAAYRALLYLMDEIPVRSDRDGILELVDDCVRSDAVTRYPGLAVALPMLAFLGGDREVADREVRRAQQHADPWTRAGGHWVDSFLLEDLGDVEGAYRARDLAHAGFSAVGDRWGLAMTLSFKASALSQDGESAKAIETFQEGLALSMELRSHEDAVQQWWRLAVERARTGDIEGAWRDQEAAERYGEAITNVQHRAILMFGRMELLLRTGDVAGARALLDRVKELGGDDWFPGGIGDEFIHVFEARILLLQGRAEEAEGHLAVAIQATNRRGDMPDMAGAVELLAMVRARQGRYETAARVVAASAVVRGRLDRGSPELRELIAELREALPDYDERYERARQVSKKDIVAWLLDEAGGND; from the coding sequence ATGCGCGTTGCGCTGCTGGGCCCGCTGCGGGCGGCGGAAGACGACGGCACGCCGATCGACATCGGCGGTGCCCGCCTCCGCATGCTCTTGGCCAGGCTCGCGCTCGACGCCGGGCGCGCGGTCCCGGCCGACGCGCTCGTGGACGGGCTCTGGGGTGGCGAACCGCCGTCCGACGCGGCCAACGCCCTGCAGTCACTGGTCTCCCGCCTGCGGAAAGCGCTCCCGGTGGCCGTCGAATCCGGCCCGGGCGGCTACCGGCTCGCACTGGGTTCCGACGATGTCGACGCCGAGCGGTTCGAACGGCTCGCCGCGGACGGCCGCCGTGAGCTCGCCGCTGGCCGGGACGTTCGCGCGGCCGAGCTGCTCACCGAGGCTCTCGCGCTCTGGCAGGGTGACGCGCTCGCCGACGTCCTTGACGCGCCGTTCGCGGCCGCGCCCGCCCGGCGGCTCGCCGGGCTGCGGGCGGAGGCGGCCGAGGACCGGTTCGACGCACTGGTCCGGCTGGGTGAGCACGCCGGCGTCCTGGCCGACCTGAGCGCCGCGGCGGACGCCGACCCGCTGCGCGAACGGCTCGCCGGGCTGCGGATGCGCGCCCTCTGCGCGGCCGGGCGGCAGCCGGAGGCGCTGGTCGTCTACGCCGGGCTCCGCCGCACGCTGACCGACCAGCTCGGTGTCGACCCGTCGGCCGAGCTGCAGGAGATCCACGTCGCGGCGCTGCGAGGGGAGCTCGCTCCGCCGTCGCCCGTCGCGGACCGGCTGCCGACGCGGCTGACCACGTTCGTCGGCCGCGACGACGAGCTCAAGCTGCTGGCCGAACTGCTCGGCGGCGCCCGGCTGGTCACCTTGACCGGGCCGGGCGGGGCGGGCAAGACCCGGCTGGCCACCGAGGCGGCGTCGCGGCACCCGGCCCACCAGCGCGGCCGGGTCTGGTTCGCCGCCTTGGCCGGCGTGCGCGACCCCGACGACGTCGGCGGCGCGCTGCTGGGCGCGCTCGAGGTCCGTGACATCCGCACGGAGACCGAGGTCCACCGCCGCCAAGCGGACCCCGTGGCGCAGGCGGTCGAGGTGCTCGGCGGCGCGGAGGCGTTGCTGGTGCTGGACAACTGCGAGCACGTCGTCGACGCGGCCGCGCGGCTGGCCGACGAGCTGCTGCACCGGGCGCCGCGGCTGCGGATCCTGGCCACCAGCCGCGAGCCGCTGGCCATCACCGGGGAGGCGCTCTGCCCGCTCGGCCCGCTGCCGGTGCCCGCGGAACGCGCCGCGCCCGCGGAGGCCGCCGAGCTCGACTCGACCCGGCTGTTCCTCGACCGGGCGGCGGCGGTCCGTCCCGACTTCGTGCTCGACGAGTCCACTGTGGACCAGGTCGGGGAGATCTGCCGCCGGCTCGACGGGATGCCGCTGGCGCTGGAACTGGCCGCCGCGCGGCTGCGCTCGATGAGCGTGGCCCAGATCGCCGGACGCCTCGGCGACCGGTTCCGCCTGCTCACTTCGGGCAGCCGCACGGCCCTGCCGCGCCAGCGGACGCTGCGCGCGGTGGTCGAGTGGAGCTGGGACCTGCTGACCGAGCCCGAACTCGTGCTGGCCCGGCGGCTCGCGGTGTTCGCGGGCGGCGCCGAGCTGGAGTCGATCGAGGCCGTCTGTGCCGACAACACGGGGGCCGGCAACCCCGGGGCCGACGAGCTGCTGCCCGCCGCCGACGTGCCGTACGTGCTCGGCAGCCTGGTCGAGAAGTCCATTGTGGACACAGTGGCCGGTGTCGACGGCGAGCCGCGGTACCGGATGCTCGAAACGCTGCGGGCCTACGCCACCGAACGGCTGGCCGAGTCGGGCGAGTACGACCGGATGCGCCGGGCGGTGGCGTCGTACTACGCCGAGCTCGCGCAGCGGCTGGAGCCGACGCTGCGCACCGGCGAACAGCTGCGGGCGATCGACCAGTACGAGGCCGAAAGCGCGAACATGGTCGCGGCTCTGCGCGGTGCCATCGAGATGTCCGATGTGGACAACGCGGTCGGGCTGCTGGACGGCATGTTCTGGTACCTCACCGTGCTCGGCCAGGGCAGCCGGGTCGGCGGGCTGATCCGCGAGGCCCTCGCGTTCGGCGAGCGGTTGCCGCCCGAGGTGGCGGCCGCCTACCGGGCGCTGCTCTACCTCATGGACGAAATCCCGGTCCGCTCGGACCGGGACGGGATCCTCGAGCTGGTCGACGACTGTGTGCGCAGTGACGCGGTGACCCGGTACCCCGGGCTCGCGGTCGCCCTGCCGATGCTGGCCTTCCTCGGCGGTGACCGCGAGGTCGCCGACCGGGAGGTGCGCCGGGCCCAGCAGCACGCGGACCCGTGGACCCGGGCCGGCGGCCACTGGGTGGACAGCTTCCTGCTCGAAGACCTGGGTGACGTCGAGGGGGCCTACCGGGCGCGCGATCTCGCCCACGCCGGGTTCTCGGCGGTCGGCGACCGGTGGGGCCTCGCGATGACGTTGAGCTTCAAGGCGAGCGCGTTGTCCCAGGACGGCGAAAGCGCCAAGGCCATCGAGACCTTCCAGGAGGGCCTGGCGCTTTCGATGGAGCTGCGCTCGCACGAGGACGCCGTGCAGCAGTGGTGGCGGCTGGCCGTCGAACGGGCGCGCACCGGGGACATCGAGGGCGCCTGGCGCGACCAGGAGGCCGCGGAACGCTACGGCGAAGCCATCACGAACGTGCAGCACCGGGCCATCCTGATGTTCGGCCGGATGGAGCTGCTGCTGCGCACGGGTGACGTGGCCGGAGCGCGGGCGCTGCTCGACCGGGTCAAGGAGCTGGGCGGCGACGACTGGTTCCCCGGCGGTATCGGCGACGAGTTCATCCACGTCTTCGAGGCGCGGATCCTGCTGCTCCAAGGCCGCGCCGAAGAAGCGGAGGGCCACCTCGCCGTCGCGATCCAGGCGACGAACCGGCGTGGTGACATGCCGGACATGGCGGGCGCGGTCGAACTGCTGGCGATGGTCCGCGCGCGGCAGGGCCGGTACGAGACCGCCGCCCGGGTGGTCGCTGCCTCCGCTGTCGTCCGCGGCCGGCTGGACCGGGGCAGTCCCGAGCTGCGCGAACTGATCGCCGAGCTGCGCGAAGCACTGCCGGACTACGACGAGCGGTACGAACGAGCGCGTCAAGTGTCCAAAAAGGACATCGTCGCCTGGTTGCTGGACGAAGCGGGCGGAAACGACTGA
- a CDS encoding endonuclease/exonuclease/phosphatase family protein — MVIAEQTRSRRKKPLVTALLMVPVVLLGALAALRLIGFDGDWYTLVALSLTPYAAAAGVLLGGLALALRRWWTGGVALVLAIVLAVLVVPRLSASDQREVHGKTLRVLASNLLYGRADPKAVVDLVREQRIDVLNLVEMTPGAVDGLAAAGLFETLPYRVLHPAPGAFGSGIVSRFPLTEINLTGDSAAKQPGAQADLGDGVVAEIVAVHPVSPDVDTPQWEREMKDLSRAAGEHGLRVLAGDFNATLDHAAFRTVLSRGYNDAAEERGEALVPTWPADHTPVVTIDHVVVDNRAAVRDYRVFDVPGSDHRAVFAEVRLP, encoded by the coding sequence ATGGTGATTGCGGAACAGACGCGGTCCCGGCGGAAGAAACCGCTGGTCACGGCCTTACTGATGGTGCCGGTGGTGCTGCTGGGCGCCCTGGCCGCGCTGCGCCTGATCGGCTTCGACGGCGACTGGTACACCCTCGTCGCGCTGTCGCTGACGCCGTACGCGGCGGCCGCCGGCGTCCTCCTCGGCGGCCTCGCCCTGGCGCTGCGGCGCTGGTGGACCGGCGGGGTCGCGCTGGTGCTGGCGATCGTGCTGGCCGTCCTCGTGGTCCCGCGCCTGTCGGCGAGCGACCAGCGCGAGGTGCACGGCAAGACGCTGCGGGTGCTCGCGTCGAACCTGCTCTACGGCCGGGCGGACCCCAAGGCCGTCGTCGACCTGGTGCGGGAGCAGCGGATCGACGTGCTGAACCTGGTCGAGATGACGCCCGGCGCGGTCGACGGGCTGGCCGCGGCCGGGCTGTTCGAGACGCTGCCGTACCGGGTGCTGCACCCGGCGCCCGGCGCGTTCGGCTCGGGGATCGTGTCGCGGTTCCCGCTGACGGAGATCAACCTGACGGGTGATTCGGCGGCCAAGCAGCCGGGTGCCCAGGCCGACCTCGGCGACGGCGTGGTGGCCGAGATCGTCGCCGTGCACCCGGTCTCCCCGGACGTCGACACCCCGCAGTGGGAGCGTGAGATGAAGGACCTCTCCCGTGCGGCGGGCGAGCACGGCCTGCGCGTCCTGGCGGGCGACTTCAACGCGACGCTGGACCACGCGGCGTTCCGGACCGTGCTGTCCCGCGGCTACAACGACGCGGCGGAGGAGCGCGGCGAGGCACTGGTGCCGACGTGGCCGGCGGACCACACCCCGGTGGTGACGATCGACCACGTGGTGGTGGACAACCGGGCGGCGGTGCGGGACTACCGGGTCTTCGACGTCCCGGGCAGCGACCACCGGGCGGTTTTCGCCGAAGTGCGCCTGCCGTGA
- a CDS encoding SIR2 family NAD-dependent protein deacylase: MSDLAHAAELLDGAGALLICAGAGMGVDSGLPDFRGGEGFWRAYPPYARLGLRFEEIADPRHFAEDPELAWGFYGHRLELYRKTVPHEGFRLLRSFGSRLPGGVRVFTSNVDGQFQAAGFGFVAEAHGSIHHLQCLGGCTSEIWPASGVTVVVGEETMRAVPPLPSCPRCGGLARPNILMFGDFSWVPDRSQAQLDELTAWRRTARDLVVVELGAGQAVPTVRRYAELASAASGALIRINPREPEIRHGRGVSIAAGALETLRKLAAARDPGSRR, from the coding sequence GTGAGTGACCTCGCTCACGCCGCGGAGCTCCTGGACGGCGCCGGCGCGCTCCTGATCTGCGCCGGCGCCGGAATGGGCGTCGACTCCGGGCTGCCCGATTTCCGCGGTGGGGAAGGGTTCTGGCGCGCTTATCCGCCGTACGCCCGGCTCGGGCTGCGGTTCGAAGAGATCGCCGACCCGCGGCACTTCGCCGAGGACCCCGAGCTGGCCTGGGGTTTCTACGGGCACCGGCTGGAGCTGTACCGGAAGACCGTGCCGCACGAAGGTTTCCGGCTGCTGCGGTCATTCGGTTCGCGCCTGCCCGGCGGTGTCCGCGTGTTCACATCCAATGTGGACGGTCAGTTTCAGGCGGCGGGCTTCGGGTTCGTCGCCGAAGCGCACGGCTCGATCCACCACCTGCAGTGCCTCGGCGGCTGCACGTCCGAGATCTGGCCCGCGTCCGGAGTCACCGTCGTGGTCGGCGAAGAGACCATGCGCGCGGTGCCGCCGCTGCCGTCGTGCCCCCGCTGCGGCGGGCTCGCGCGGCCCAACATCCTGATGTTCGGCGACTTCTCCTGGGTCCCGGACCGCAGCCAGGCCCAGCTGGACGAGCTGACGGCGTGGCGCCGGACCGCGCGTGATCTCGTGGTGGTGGAGCTGGGTGCGGGCCAGGCCGTCCCGACCGTCCGCCGGTACGCCGAACTCGCGAGCGCGGCGTCCGGCGCGTTGATCCGCATCAACCCGCGGGAGCCGGAGATCCGCCACGGCCGCGGGGTGTCGATCGCGGCCGGGGCCCTGGAAACGCTCAGGAAGCTGGCCGCAGCCAGAGATCCCGGTTCCCGGCGATGA